A single window of Trueperaceae bacterium DNA harbors:
- the ald gene encoding alanine dehydrogenase codes for MNIGIPKEIKPQEYRVAATPGAVHALTSAGHRVVVETGAGLGSSFPDEEYLAAGAELGSVSDAWGQQLVLKVKEPIEREYGYLRPDLLLFTYLHLAADRPLTDALVTSRTTAVAYETVQLPNGTLPLLTPMSEVAGRMAPQVGAHFLERAHGGKGVLLAGVPGVQTGVVTIIGAGVVGTNAAKISLGLGARVNLLDVSHARLQYLDDVFGGRVQTMASNLGNLRELLPVTDLLIGAVLIPGARAPRLVTRDMLALMKPGSVIVDVAVDQGGCIETIHATTHESPTYVVDGVVHYGVANMPGAVPNTSTRALSNQTLPYALRLAAKGLTALQEDPAFLKGLNTHAGAITYGAVGQTFGLEVVDPATALRSGGVPA; via the coding sequence ATGAACATCGGGATCCCCAAAGAGATCAAGCCGCAGGAGTACCGGGTGGCCGCCACGCCCGGCGCCGTCCACGCCCTCACCAGCGCCGGCCACCGCGTCGTCGTCGAGACGGGCGCGGGGCTGGGCTCCAGCTTCCCGGACGAGGAGTACCTGGCCGCCGGTGCCGAACTGGGCAGCGTGTCGGACGCCTGGGGCCAGCAGCTCGTCCTGAAGGTCAAGGAGCCCATCGAGCGCGAGTACGGCTACTTGCGCCCCGACCTGCTGCTCTTCACCTACTTGCACCTCGCGGCCGACCGGCCCCTCACGGACGCCCTCGTGACCAGCCGGACCACCGCGGTGGCGTACGAGACCGTCCAGCTCCCCAACGGCACCCTGCCCCTCCTCACCCCCATGAGCGAGGTGGCGGGCAGGATGGCGCCCCAGGTCGGTGCGCACTTCCTCGAGCGTGCGCACGGCGGCAAGGGCGTGCTTCTCGCCGGTGTCCCCGGCGTGCAGACGGGCGTCGTCACCATCATCGGCGCGGGCGTGGTGGGCACGAACGCCGCCAAGATCTCGCTCGGGCTCGGAGCGCGGGTCAACCTCCTCGACGTCAGCCACGCTCGCCTGCAGTACCTGGACGACGTCTTCGGCGGCCGCGTCCAGACGATGGCGAGCAACCTCGGCAACCTGCGCGAGCTCCTGCCCGTGACCGACCTGCTCATCGGCGCCGTGCTCATCCCCGGCGCCCGCGCACCGCGGCTCGTCACGCGCGACATGCTCGCCCTGATGAAGCCCGGCAGCGTGATCGTCGACGTGGCCGTCGACCAGGGCGGCTGCATCGAGACGATCCACGCCACCACGCACGAGAGCCCGACGTACGTCGTCGACGGCGTCGTGCACTACGGGGTCGCCAACATGCCGGGCGCCGTGCCGAACACGAGCACCCGCGCCCTCTCGAACCAGACGCTGCCGTACGCCCTGCGCCTCGCCGCCAAGGGCTTGACCGCCCTGCAGGAGGACCCGGCGTTCCTCAAGGGCCTCAACACCCACGCCGGCGCCATCACGTACGGGGCCGTCGGCCAGACGTTCGGCCTCGAGGTCGTCGACCCCGCGACCGCGCTGCGCTCGGGCGGCGTGCCGGCCTGA
- the ruvA gene encoding Holliday junction branch migration protein RuvA, which yields MIAFVEGIVAAVGEASVVVSVGGIGLEVMAPSSTLAKCVVGREARLRTHLVVREEQPSLYGFHQAEQLALFKRLLEVGGIGPKLALGILSSLNANLIVTAVLNGDPGLLTSAPGVGKRTAERIVLELKGRLPDELVALATGGGAVPGGKAGASPAAEDAVAALLALGYREGQVRAAVAELVAKAPADAAEALIRKALAQLR from the coding sequence GTGATCGCCTTCGTCGAGGGCATCGTGGCCGCGGTCGGCGAGGCCAGCGTCGTCGTTTCCGTCGGGGGCATCGGCCTCGAGGTCATGGCCCCCAGCTCCACCCTGGCCAAGTGCGTCGTAGGGCGCGAAGCGCGCCTGCGCACCCACCTGGTCGTCAGGGAGGAACAGCCCAGCCTCTACGGCTTCCATCAGGCCGAGCAGCTCGCCTTGTTCAAGCGCCTGCTCGAGGTGGGCGGCATCGGCCCCAAGCTCGCGCTCGGCATCCTCTCGAGCCTGAACGCCAACTTGATCGTGACCGCCGTCCTGAACGGCGACCCGGGCCTGCTGACGAGCGCGCCGGGGGTGGGCAAGCGCACGGCCGAGCGCATCGTCCTGGAGCTCAAGGGGCGGCTCCCGGACGAGCTGGTGGCGCTCGCGACCGGCGGCGGGGCGGTGCCGGGCGGCAAGGCCGGCGCGAGCCCTGCGGCGGAGGACGCGGTGGCCGCCCTGCTCGCCCTCGGGTACCGCGAGGGCCAGGTGAGGGCCGCCGTCGCGGAGCTGGTGGCCAAGGCGCCTGCCGACGCCGCCGAGGCGCTCATCCGCAAGGCGCTGGCTCAACTGCGCTGA
- a CDS encoding alpha-hydroxy-acid oxidizing protein, producing the protein MTQRELAALDAYQLLPRALHDVANTDTTAAVLGLTLAAPIVPRRRRGDAVASGQLTALPAEAVLGAAERHPAVHTVAVLPPRAMSELVSQVKRLAGLGVAAIGLDLAPLADTAPFGVEEWRPRGREDLAELRAAAGCPLWLFGVASAADAEVAAEAGVDAVVVSGALGAHLAAPPVIELLPEVVDAAGGMLTIAAGGPVRDGIDVMRYLAVGAEVVVVEGDRDPIDIAAELAYAMRLTACANLGDIGYDLLFAPAFEEP; encoded by the coding sequence GTGACACAGCGCGAGTTAGCCGCGTTGGACGCGTACCAGCTCCTGCCGCGGGCGCTGCACGACGTCGCCAACACCGACACAACGGCCGCCGTCCTCGGGCTCACGCTCGCGGCTCCCATCGTGCCGAGACGACGCCGTGGCGACGCCGTGGCTAGCGGCCAGCTGACCGCGTTGCCGGCCGAGGCCGTGCTCGGCGCGGCGGAACGGCACCCGGCCGTACACACGGTGGCCGTCCTGCCGCCCCGCGCGATGTCGGAGCTCGTGAGCCAGGTGAAGCGCCTGGCCGGTCTCGGGGTGGCCGCCATCGGCCTCGACCTGGCGCCCCTCGCCGACACCGCTCCGTTCGGCGTCGAGGAGTGGCGCCCGCGCGGCCGCGAGGACCTCGCGGAGCTCCGGGCCGCCGCCGGCTGCCCCTTGTGGCTCTTCGGCGTGGCCTCCGCGGCCGACGCCGAGGTGGCCGCGGAGGCCGGCGTCGACGCCGTGGTCGTGAGCGGCGCGCTCGGCGCTCACTTGGCGGCCCCGCCCGTGATCGAGCTGCTCCCCGAGGTGGTCGACGCCGCCGGCGGCATGCTCACCATCGCGGCTGGCGGCCCCGTTCGCGACGGGATCGACGTCATGCGTTACCTCGCCGTCGGGGCCGAGGTCGTCGTGGTCGAGGGCGACCGCGACCCCATCGACATCGCGGCCGAGCTCGCGTACGCGATGCGGCTCACGGCCTGCGCCAACCTGGGCGACATCGGTTACGACCTCCTCTTCGCGCCCGCCTTCGAGGAGCCGTGA
- a CDS encoding ATP-binding cassette domain-containing protein: MNELVSATGLSKAFGSVKAVDDLSFAVKASEVFGVLGPNGAGKTTTLRILATLLQPDAGTATVAGHDIVKDAELVRAAIGVVNGGMGLYDRLTGREILHYFGGLYGMRSAAIEARIAELDQLLQLGDTLSRRAGGFSTGMKQKVVIARAVLHDPQVIFFDEATSGLDVVARRAVIDFVKAYPSAGRAVVYSTHVMSEVEELCDRACIIYRGRKIAEGTVAELAAQGDGKGLEEAFFRLVNRYDTSRGVAA, encoded by the coding sequence GTGAACGAACTCGTCTCCGCCACCGGCCTCAGCAAGGCCTTCGGCTCCGTCAAGGCAGTCGACGACCTGAGCTTCGCCGTGAAGGCATCGGAAGTGTTCGGCGTGCTCGGGCCCAACGGGGCCGGCAAGACCACCACGCTGCGGATCCTCGCCACCCTGCTCCAGCCCGACGCGGGCACGGCCACGGTCGCCGGTCACGACATCGTCAAGGACGCCGAGCTGGTGCGCGCGGCCATCGGCGTGGTCAACGGCGGCATGGGCCTCTACGACCGCCTCACGGGCCGCGAGATCCTCCACTACTTCGGCGGCCTCTACGGCATGCGCAGCGCGGCCATCGAGGCGCGGATCGCGGAGCTGGACCAGCTCCTCCAGCTCGGCGACACCCTGTCGCGCCGGGCCGGCGGCTTCTCGACCGGCATGAAGCAGAAGGTGGTCATCGCGCGCGCCGTTCTGCACGACCCGCAGGTCATCTTCTTCGACGAGGCGACCAGCGGCCTCGACGTCGTGGCGCGTCGCGCCGTCATCGACTTCGTCAAGGCGTACCCGAGCGCCGGGCGCGCCGTCGTCTACTCGACGCACGTGATGAGCGAGGTCGAGGAGCTCTGCGACCGCGCGTGCATCATCTACCGGGGCCGCAAGATCGCCGAGGGGACCGTCGCCGAGCTCGCCGCGCAGGGCGACGGCAAGGGCTTGGAGGAGGCGTTCTTCCGCCTGGTCAACCGCTACGACACGTCGCGGGGGGTGGCCGCGTGA
- a CDS encoding ABC transporter permease, with protein MRPAVILRLARKEIVSTLRDTRAIVSNLVIPLVLVPVMMIGMPLLLGSLFEREQVTVTSVGVVGEANVPAELRAAFTAANLALEPVADADEAVRGGTVDVAVVIPTGFEDALADGGSAIVQVHSKVGNMKSELNASKVQQAFADYQAGVVAARLSAAGLDASVLQPVTVQTVDASSQAERSSGQLSWLIPFFIAIWTLTGGQMTAIDATAGEKERGTLEVLLVAPVRRAEVVAGKFIATMTFGLSAALMAILGIIIGGTVMAKLIVPRLGEGASGMVNIMGGSITLTPATVLTLVVSALLLSAFVSALLLGIAMFARSFKEAQSYVAPLSFLFVIPAVALQFKDLIGLSDSVYYVPVLNVLVLMDNVVRGVGGGREVLITWAVMLAAVVLLLRFALRNFKRESVIFRS; from the coding sequence GTGAGACCGGCCGTCATCCTGCGCCTCGCCCGCAAGGAGATCGTCTCCACCCTGCGCGACACGCGGGCCATCGTCTCCAACCTCGTCATCCCGCTCGTGCTCGTGCCCGTGATGATGATCGGCATGCCGCTCCTGCTCGGCAGCCTGTTCGAGCGCGAACAGGTCACGGTGACGAGCGTCGGCGTGGTCGGCGAGGCGAACGTCCCGGCGGAGCTGCGCGCCGCCTTCACGGCCGCCAACCTCGCGCTCGAGCCCGTGGCGGACGCCGATGAGGCCGTGCGGGGCGGCACGGTGGACGTGGCCGTCGTCATCCCGACCGGCTTCGAGGACGCGCTCGCGGACGGCGGCAGCGCCATCGTGCAGGTGCATAGCAAGGTCGGGAACATGAAGAGCGAGCTGAACGCGTCGAAGGTGCAGCAGGCCTTCGCCGACTACCAGGCCGGGGTCGTCGCCGCGCGCCTGAGCGCCGCCGGGCTAGACGCGAGCGTCCTGCAGCCCGTTACGGTGCAGACCGTCGACGCCAGCAGCCAGGCCGAGCGCAGCAGCGGGCAGCTCTCGTGGCTCATCCCGTTCTTCATCGCCATCTGGACCCTAACGGGCGGCCAGATGACGGCGATCGACGCGACGGCGGGTGAGAAGGAGCGCGGCACCCTCGAAGTGCTGCTCGTGGCGCCCGTGCGCCGCGCCGAGGTCGTGGCGGGCAAGTTCATCGCGACCATGACCTTCGGGCTCAGCGCCGCGCTGATGGCCATCCTCGGCATCATCATCGGCGGCACGGTCATGGCGAAGCTCATCGTGCCCCGCCTGGGCGAGGGCGCGAGCGGGATGGTGAACATCATGGGCGGCAGCATCACCCTCACGCCCGCCACGGTGCTCACCCTCGTCGTGAGCGCGCTGCTCCTCTCCGCCTTCGTCTCGGCGCTGCTCCTAGGGATCGCCATGTTCGCGCGCTCGTTCAAGGAAGCGCAGAGCTACGTGGCGCCGCTCTCGTTCCTGTTCGTCATCCCCGCCGTCGCCCTGCAGTTCAAGGACCTGATCGGCCTCTCCGACTCCGTGTACTACGTGCCCGTCCTCAACGTCCTCGTCCTGATGGACAACGTCGTGCGCGGCGTGGGCGGTGGCCGGGAGGTCCTCATCACGTGGGCGGTGATGCTGGCGGCCGTCGTGCTCCTGCTGCGCTTCGCCCTGCGCAACTTCAAGCGCGAGTCCGTCATCTTCAGGAGCTGA
- the malQ gene encoding 4-alpha-glucanotransferase, with product MEQVSASAPRRAGVLLHPTSLPGPHGIGELGREAFAWLDFLESAGQRLWQVMPLGPTGYGDSPYQCFSAFAGNHYLIDLEALERAGHLSAADLADLRALPPERADFGSVIPRKLTLLAKAAESFLASAGAAERAALDAFTRANSAWLADYALFMALKEANGGKAWNEWEAPVRDRDPAALARARTDLAAAVARHTVWQYWFREQWDALHAYAGARDIVILGDIPIFVAHDSADTWARPDQFHLDATGRPTVVAGVPPDYFSATGQRWGNPLYRWDVMARDGYAWWVERVRATLGLVDMVRIDHFRGFAAYWEIPASEPTAVKGRWVAGPGQALFDALRAALGELPLVAEDLGVITPDVDALRTANGLPGMKVLQFAFAGDADDPYLPHNYDADCVVYTGTHDNDTTAGWFASAPDAERDLVRRYLACDDAEVPWALLRLAMASVARTAVVTLQDALGLGGEARMNTPGVATGNWSWRFEWQDVPYWVAPQLRELAVLFGRLPGRGPVDTPYRQSTTSDA from the coding sequence GTGGAACAAGTGAGCGCGTCGGCGCCGCGCCGCGCGGGCGTCCTGTTGCACCCGACGTCCTTGCCCGGTCCGCACGGCATCGGCGAGCTGGGGCGCGAGGCCTTCGCGTGGCTCGACTTCCTCGAGTCCGCCGGCCAGCGCCTGTGGCAGGTCATGCCCCTCGGCCCGACGGGCTACGGCGACAGCCCGTACCAGTGCTTCAGCGCCTTCGCGGGCAACCACTACCTCATCGACCTGGAGGCGCTCGAGCGCGCCGGTCACCTGAGCGCGGCCGACCTGGCCGACCTGCGGGCGTTGCCGCCGGAGCGCGCCGACTTCGGGAGCGTCATCCCGCGCAAGCTCACGCTCCTCGCCAAGGCGGCCGAGAGCTTCCTCGCGTCCGCCGGCGCGGCCGAGCGCGCCGCGCTGGACGCGTTCACGCGCGCGAACTCCGCCTGGCTGGCCGACTACGCCCTCTTCATGGCCCTCAAGGAGGCGAACGGCGGCAAGGCGTGGAACGAGTGGGAAGCACCTGTGCGCGACCGCGATCCGGCGGCGTTGGCGCGCGCGAGGACCGACCTGGCGGCCGCCGTAGCCAGGCACACCGTCTGGCAGTACTGGTTCCGCGAGCAGTGGGACGCGCTCCATGCCTACGCCGGCGCGCGCGACATCGTCATCCTCGGCGACATCCCGATCTTCGTCGCCCACGACTCGGCCGACACGTGGGCGCGCCCGGACCAGTTCCACCTTGACGCTACCGGCAGGCCCACCGTGGTGGCCGGCGTGCCCCCCGACTACTTCTCGGCCACCGGCCAGCGCTGGGGCAACCCCCTGTACCGCTGGGACGTCATGGCGCGAGACGGCTACGCGTGGTGGGTGGAGCGCGTGCGCGCCACCCTCGGCCTGGTCGACATGGTGCGCATCGACCACTTCCGGGGTTTCGCGGCCTACTGGGAGATCCCGGCATCGGAGCCGACGGCCGTGAAGGGCCGCTGGGTCGCCGGGCCGGGCCAGGCGCTCTTCGACGCGCTCCGAGCGGCCCTCGGCGAGCTCCCGCTCGTGGCGGAGGACCTGGGCGTCATCACGCCCGACGTCGACGCGCTGCGCACAGCCAACGGTCTGCCCGGCATGAAGGTCCTCCAGTTCGCCTTCGCCGGCGACGCGGACGACCCGTACCTGCCCCACAACTACGACGCTGACTGCGTCGTCTACACCGGCACGCACGACAACGACACGACGGCCGGCTGGTTCGCGAGCGCGCCGGACGCCGAGCGCGACCTCGTGCGGCGCTACCTGGCGTGCGACGACGCGGAAGTGCCGTGGGCGCTCCTGCGCCTCGCCATGGCGTCCGTCGCGAGGACGGCCGTAGTCACCCTGCAGGACGCGCTGGGGCTCGGTGGCGAGGCCCGCATGAACACCCCGGGCGTCGCTACCGGCAACTGGAGCTGGCGCTTCGAGTGGCAGGACGTGCCCTACTGGGTGGCGCCGCAGCTCCGCGAGCTGGCGGTGCTGTTCGGCCGCCTGCCGGGCCGCGGGCCGGTCGACACCCCGTACCGCCAGTCCACCACGAGCGACGCCTGA
- a CDS encoding ABC transporter permease, translating into MENTVILLALASSMLRATTPLLFAALGGLFSERSGVVNIALEGIILFGAMAAAVTTQLVEAPYLRADPTARVWFAPWLGLLAAMVLGALVAGVHALVSIRYKADQIISGTAINLMGLGIPAVVLAGLYHNTSISDPIRSRLPELSLFGIPGLSFNVLVYVAFLLVPVVWFVVFRTPFGLRLRSVGEHPEAADSLGISVTRMRYTGVMLSGVLAGLGGAYLSIGNLNQFISEMSGGRGFIALAALIFGKWHPLGVLGATLLFGAFQATEVLLGGGKLLPPTVVQSLPYVLTMLVLAGFVGRSVAPKAIGKAWNK; encoded by the coding sequence GTGGAGAACACCGTCATCCTGCTCGCCCTCGCCTCCTCGATGCTGCGCGCCACGACGCCGCTCCTGTTCGCCGCCCTCGGCGGGCTCTTCTCCGAGCGCTCCGGCGTCGTCAACATCGCGCTCGAAGGCATCATCCTCTTCGGCGCCATGGCGGCCGCCGTCACCACCCAGCTCGTCGAGGCGCCCTACCTGCGCGCCGACCCGACGGCCAGGGTCTGGTTCGCCCCGTGGCTCGGCCTCCTCGCCGCCATGGTCCTCGGCGCGCTCGTGGCCGGCGTCCACGCGCTCGTGTCCATCCGCTACAAGGCCGACCAGATCATCTCCGGCACCGCCATCAACCTCATGGGCCTCGGCATCCCCGCCGTCGTCCTCGCCGGGCTCTACCACAACACGTCGATCAGCGACCCCATCCGCTCGCGCCTGCCGGAGCTCTCGCTGTTCGGCATCCCGGGCCTGAGCTTCAACGTCCTCGTCTACGTCGCCTTCCTGCTCGTGCCCGTCGTCTGGTTCGTGGTGTTCCGCACCCCCTTCGGCCTGCGGCTGCGCTCCGTCGGCGAGCACCCCGAGGCGGCCGACTCGCTGGGCATCAGCGTCACGCGCATGCGCTACACGGGGGTCATGCTCTCCGGGGTGCTCGCCGGCCTGGGCGGGGCCTACCTCTCTATCGGCAACCTCAACCAGTTCATCAGCGAGATGTCCGGCGGGCGCGGCTTCATCGCCCTCGCGGCCCTGATCTTCGGGAAGTGGCACCCGCTCGGGGTGCTCGGCGCCACGCTCCTGTTCGGCGCGTTCCAGGCCACCGAGGTCCTCCTCGGCGGCGGCAAGCTGCTGCCTCCCACGGTCGTGCAGAGCCTCCCTTACGTCCTGACCATGCTCGTCCTTGCGGGTTTCGTCGGGCGCTCGGTGGCTCCCAAGGCCATCGGCAAGGCGTGGAACAAGTGA
- a CDS encoding ABC transporter permease, with the protein MNERVALIVLALVTALAVVFAPWAAINRETGARSAVVLLPERYVDFTGRTQPVELPQQGAVFVLTLMGLAAVVAGGALPVKARRLAWLAGGLVLVVGTAWGMQRLTASVDAARFDAFLSEVRGAIERPRSAYDVDKLEALLAASGERDLTAGLAEADAAGLVIRRLPYTNAGVGFSAFLAVVTGAFALFFGARIFKGFSQVLDRLLRAAAVPATAILLALLAAAVVILALQATPVGAGAQVGGAFDALVGRLDTLWYAYYSMFHDSLGTVNGFAESLKFATPLIFTGLAVAFGFQAGLFNIGAPGQMVMGAIFAMLAGIYMPGPRLVVLPVAVLSAALGGGLWGALPGWLKARFGANEVINTILLNFVAASVLLFILSAGNVFAAAAVRIFVAIGVFLVLVIAALLVPAVRRASKRAPRAAFAVGAVVLLAGCVVAGLPRAGDQPITVNMPFKVPGNEPKSRPLNAGARLPQLPAVLGVSRGGVNVVRIDYAAVLALLGAVVAAFRVGRLGRRLKGWTARLVGALLVGGALYGLGALVGIAGVNTAIPPTKLNLSFLIALLMAVFVHVFLFKTRWGYELRAVGLSPRAAEYGGARIGRNTIMAMAISGALAGLTATHYVLGGALEDYALRQSIPTSDGFDGIAVALLGANQPAFIVASAFLFGILKYGGSVLNITFPDLTRDVVSMILALVVLFIAAKGFLPERLTNPLKWGARQEAAEAAAGAGTAAANGVAAGAPVATGTEPRTSTARHRDHEGEG; encoded by the coding sequence GTGAACGAACGTGTGGCACTGATCGTGCTGGCGTTGGTGACGGCGCTGGCGGTCGTCTTCGCGCCCTGGGCCGCCATCAACCGCGAGACGGGCGCACGCAGCGCCGTCGTCCTCCTCCCCGAGCGGTACGTGGACTTCACAGGTCGCACCCAGCCCGTCGAACTCCCGCAGCAGGGCGCGGTCTTCGTGCTCACGCTCATGGGCCTGGCGGCCGTGGTCGCCGGAGGTGCGCTGCCCGTCAAGGCGCGGCGCCTCGCCTGGCTGGCCGGCGGCCTCGTCCTCGTCGTCGGCACGGCCTGGGGCATGCAGCGCCTCACCGCCTCCGTCGATGCGGCCAGGTTCGATGCCTTCTTGAGCGAGGTGCGCGGCGCCATCGAAAGGCCGCGGTCCGCATACGACGTCGACAAGCTCGAGGCGCTGCTCGCCGCCTCGGGCGAACGTGACCTCACGGCCGGGCTGGCAGAAGCCGACGCCGCCGGCCTCGTCATCCGGCGCCTGCCGTACACGAACGCCGGCGTGGGCTTCAGCGCCTTCCTCGCCGTCGTGACGGGCGCCTTCGCGCTCTTCTTCGGTGCCAGGATCTTCAAGGGCTTCAGCCAAGTGCTGGACCGGCTGCTGCGCGCCGCAGCCGTGCCGGCCACGGCCATCCTCCTGGCGCTGCTCGCGGCTGCCGTCGTTATCCTCGCCCTCCAGGCCACCCCCGTCGGAGCCGGCGCGCAAGTGGGCGGGGCGTTCGACGCGCTCGTCGGGCGCCTTGACACGCTCTGGTACGCCTACTACTCCATGTTCCACGACTCGCTCGGCACGGTGAACGGCTTCGCCGAGTCGCTCAAGTTCGCCACCCCGCTCATCTTCACCGGGTTGGCGGTGGCGTTCGGCTTCCAGGCGGGCCTCTTCAACATCGGCGCCCCGGGCCAGATGGTCATGGGCGCCATCTTCGCCATGCTCGCCGGCATCTACATGCCGGGACCGCGCCTCGTCGTGCTGCCCGTCGCCGTCCTGTCCGCCGCGCTCGGCGGCGGCCTCTGGGGCGCACTCCCCGGGTGGCTCAAGGCGCGGTTCGGCGCCAACGAGGTCATCAACACGATCCTCCTCAACTTCGTCGCCGCCTCCGTCCTGCTCTTCATCCTCTCCGCCGGCAACGTGTTCGCCGCCGCTGCGGTGCGCATCTTCGTGGCCATCGGCGTCTTCCTCGTCCTCGTGATCGCCGCCCTCCTCGTCCCCGCCGTGAGGCGCGCGAGCAAGCGCGCGCCGCGCGCCGCGTTCGCAGTAGGGGCAGTGGTCCTGCTGGCCGGCTGCGTCGTGGCGGGCCTGCCGCGCGCGGGCGACCAGCCGATCACGGTGAACATGCCGTTCAAGGTGCCCGGCAACGAGCCGAAGTCGCGGCCGCTCAACGCGGGCGCGCGGCTACCGCAGCTCCCGGCCGTGCTCGGCGTCTCGCGCGGTGGGGTCAACGTCGTGCGCATCGACTACGCCGCCGTCCTCGCGCTGCTCGGCGCCGTGGTGGCCGCCTTCCGCGTCGGGCGCCTCGGCAGGCGGCTAAAGGGGTGGACCGCCCGCCTCGTGGGAGCGCTCCTGGTGGGCGGCGCCCTGTACGGCCTGGGCGCGCTCGTCGGCATAGCGGGCGTGAACACCGCCATCCCGCCGACGAAGCTCAACCTCTCCTTCCTCATCGCCCTCCTCATGGCCGTGTTCGTGCATGTGTTCCTCTTCAAGACACGCTGGGGGTACGAGCTGCGCGCCGTCGGGCTCTCGCCTCGCGCCGCCGAGTACGGCGGCGCGCGCATCGGCCGCAACACGATCATGGCCATGGCGATCAGCGGCGCGCTGGCCGGCCTCACGGCCACGCACTACGTGCTTGGCGGCGCCCTCGAGGACTACGCCCTGCGCCAGTCCATCCCGACGAGCGACGGCTTCGACGGCATCGCGGTCGCGCTCCTCGGGGCCAACCAACCCGCGTTCATCGTCGCCTCGGCGTTCCTGTTCGGGATCCTGAAGTACGGCGGCTCGGTGCTCAACATCACGTTCCCCGACCTCACGCGCGACGTCGTGAGCATGATCCTCGCCCTCGTCGTGCTGTTCATCGCGGCCAAGGGTTTCCTGCCCGAGCGCCTCACTAACCCGCTCAAGTGGGGGGCTAGGCAGGAGGCGGCCGAGGCCGCGGCGGGTGCGGGGACCGCTGCGGCCAACGGAGTCGCAGCGGGAGCGCCAGTTGCGACCGGGACGGAGCCCCGGACATCGACCGCGCGCCACCGCGACCATGAAGGCGAGGGCTGA
- a CDS encoding type II toxin-antitoxin system VapC family toxin yields the protein MVIVDTSAIIAIMFEEAEASGCMAALQRDTSRRISAVNYVEAGTVLAGRIKSADRHEAVADLDALLSDFSIGIDPIDEGLARAALKARLEYGKGFGTRGGLNFGDSFAYALAKRHSARLLYVGDDFGLTDVRSALKQ from the coding sequence ATGGTGATCGTCGATACGTCCGCCATCATCGCGATCATGTTCGAGGAGGCGGAAGCGTCCGGCTGCATGGCCGCTCTCCAGCGAGACACTTCGCGCCGCATATCGGCGGTGAACTATGTCGAGGCCGGGACCGTTCTGGCGGGCAGGATCAAGAGCGCGGACCGGCACGAGGCGGTCGCCGATCTGGATGCGCTCCTGTCCGACTTCAGCATCGGCATCGACCCGATCGACGAGGGCCTGGCGCGCGCTGCCTTGAAGGCACGCCTCGAGTACGGCAAGGGTTTCGGGACGCGAGGTGGCCTGAACTTCGGCGATAGCTTCGCCTACGCCCTCGCGAAACGACATTCCGCCCGGCTCCTCTACGTTGGCGACGACTTCGGGCTAACAGACGTTAGATCTGCCCTGAAGCAGTAG
- a CDS encoding type II toxin-antitoxin system VapB family antitoxin, protein MALSIKTEEADRLARELSRLTGETMTEAITQAMRERLERLRAEREAQGDYVSRMKAFVSERRLRYDRRPLTKQEWDEAVGDTPEELGHPRW, encoded by the coding sequence ATGGCCTTGAGTATCAAAACGGAGGAGGCGGACCGACTCGCGCGGGAACTGTCCCGCCTGACCGGCGAGACCATGACCGAAGCCATCACGCAAGCCATGCGTGAGAGGTTGGAACGGCTACGCGCCGAGCGAGAGGCGCAGGGGGATTACGTTTCCCGGATGAAGGCGTTCGTCAGCGAGCGCAGACTACGCTATGACCGCCGCCCGCTCACGAAACAGGAATGGGATGAAGCCGTAGGCGACACGCCGGAAGAGCTTGGGCACCCCCGATGGTGA